In one window of Helianthus annuus cultivar XRQ/B chromosome 17, HanXRQr2.0-SUNRISE, whole genome shotgun sequence DNA:
- the LOC110924252 gene encoding trichohyalin-like, whose amino-acid sequence MKEAAHAEELKTLVEFKNTRNDWFVKETRRRRRKVTPKVQEGEGSSSQQKKKQKKAAKTLLIDELEEDEPVVTAEENPYNVDENLMFNVDVLETEQAVNVEAQKEKVIDDIEGDDVDKDTTSSSSSSEDEVDEVERLRRIREAIEKEKLLRKRKRQEKEDAPYVPSPQHVSDSQSPSSGRKKAGARKKVVSPKIRKVTPKISKPKIVLKKKPSKETSLHFPHDNLEDIGDFGFANDEQVKKLEKKMDEVLDENKKLAAENKKVSDREKILEMRVKRLETDNKELLKKIDTDQSEIDILKVRVAELEEEKARRDEQNKYFELKNKELEATKALREHEFYMLNKVVESMLGTSVEKKFEEIQVEELRAQRQAEIDEQMKDKGKGVEGSSAVTERSIVPSMVVENLEPITAISGLFEEETHLEELIASGHGSDNDDDDAQGGMGIKVTEASTERTVDDLMNDSVNEESGGAEGKGESGDTQNVQHAEKLILRLDTYREEGEHFHTYTLETIKEITRMVNPNFKFDFEEELNAFDINQQPEYEYKYVEEADMYDRVEVEDWTDDESVSEDTSQFPTLMEFFTEENRDELIRKIAEILKDKNFDGTPKEMEKEERKNGSKTITRGSSKDR is encoded by the exons ATGAAAGAGGCAGCCCATGCTGAAGAGCTGAAAACTCTTGTGGAGTTCAAAAACACAAGAAATGATTGGTTTGTCAAAGAAACGAGGAGGAGACGCAGAAAGGTTACTCCTAAAGTACAAGAGGGCGAGGGATCTTCATCACAACagaagaagaaacaaaagaaagccgCGAAAACATTATtgattgatgaacttgaagaagATGAGCCAGTTGTAACTGCGGAAGAAAATCCGTATAATGTTGATGAAAATTTGATGTTTAATGTTGATGTATTAGAAACAGAGCAAGCTGTTAATGTAGAAGCTCAGAAAGAGAAGGTTATTGACGATATTGAAGGTGATGATGTTGATAAAGATACTACAAGTTCCTCTAGTTCTTCAGAAGATGAAGTAGATGAAGTTGAACGTTTAAGAAGAATTCGAGAAGCAATAGAGAAAGAGAAATTGTTGAGAAAGAGGAAGAGGCAAGAGAAAGAAGATGCTCCATACGTGCCATCCCCACAACATGTTTCTGATTCACAATCTCCTTCAAGCGGCAGAAAGAAAGCTGGGGCAAGAAAGAAAGTTGTATCTCCAAAGATCCGAAAAGTTACACCAAAGATTTCAAAGCCAAAGATCGTTTTAAAGAAGAAACCTTCCAAAGAAACCA GTCTTCACTTTCCCCATGATAATCTTGAAGACATTGGAGATTTCGGATTTGCAAACGATGAACAAGTGAAGAAGTTGGAGAAGAAGATGGATGAAGTGTTGGATGAAAACAAAAAGTTAGCTGCTGAGAACAAGAAAGTTTCTGATCGTGAGAAAATTCTTGAGATGCGTGTGAAGAGACTGGAGACTGATAACAAAGAATTGTTGAAAAAGATTGACACTGATCAATCTGAGATTGATATTTTGAAAGTACGAGTTgctgaacttgaagaagaaaaagctCGAAGAGATGAACAGAATAAATACTTCGAGTTGAAAAATAAAGAGCTTGAAGCTACTAAGGCTTTGAGGGAGCATGAGTTCTACATGTTAAACAAAGTCGTTGAAAGTATGCTCGGAACATCAGTTGAAAAAAAGTTTGAAGAGATACAAGTTGAAGAACTCAGGGCACAACGCCAAGCCGAGATTGATGAACAGATGAAAGATAAAGGTAAAGGCGTTGAAGGTAGTTCAGCAGTGACAGAGAGATCAATTGTTCCTTCCATGGTTGTTGAGAATCTAGAACCTATAACTGCTATATCTGGTCTGTTTGAGGAAGAAACACATCTTGAAGAGTTAattg CAAGTGGTCATGGTTCTGATAACGACGATGACGATGCTCAAGGTGGTATGGGTATAAAAGTGACTGAAGCTTCCACTGAAAGAActgttgatgatttgatgaatgaTTCTGTGAATGAAGAATCAGGGGGAGCTGAAGGAAAGGGGGAGTCAGGTGATACTCAAAATGTTCAACATGCCGAGAAGTTAattttgagattggatacttaTCGGGAAGAAGGTGAACATTTTCATACGTACACGTTGGAAACGATTAAAGAAATAACTCGTATGGTGAATCCTaatttcaagtttgattttgaggAAGAATTGAATGCCTTCGACATCAACCAACAGCCTGAATATGAGTATAAGTATGTTGAGGAGGCTGACATGTACGACAGAGTTGAAGTTGAGGATTGGACGGATGATGAAAGTGTTAGTGAAGATACTTCTCAGTTTCCTACGCTGATGGAGTTCTTTACAGAAGAGAATAGAGATGAGTTGATAAGAAAGATCGCTGAGATCTTAAAAGAtaaaaactttgatggcactccCAAAGAAATGGAAAAGGAAGAACGGAAAAATGGTTCAAAGACGATCACGAGAGGAAGTTCAAAAGACCGTTGA